The sequence CTTCACCATCCGCTCAGCGAACGGGCCGCCTCCCTGTGCACGCCGAGGTGATGAACGAGGCCGGGCAGTACGTCGGTGAACTGCTCGTATGGCTGCACGAGGGGGTTCTCGCCGCGCTGGAGTACGCATGGGTGACGGATGACATGCCTACCGCTCTCCCGCCCGTGGAGAGCATCCGGCTTCGCGGTCGGGAGTGACGCACAACGGTACGCGGCGGTGCGAGGCGTTGGGCAACGTCGCGAGGCGTTGCGCGACAGGCATCACTGGCACTCTCCGGTGCTCCCTTCATGACCTACCTGCACACTGCGCGGCCTGCCCGGCACCCTCTGGACACACCACGCCCCCCGAAGCGGACGCCGTTCACGTAACCCCGGAGCAGCTGCATCTCGCCCGCCGCTCATTCCCTCGACAGAGCGCGAACCGGGCTGGCAGGCGGCGTGCATGACCTACGGAATCGAGTTCCACCCCGCCCGGTGAGCGCCCAGGAAGAGCGCAACGCGCTCACCCTCCCGCCCGCTCTGTACCACTACGCTCTGCATTTGCTGCATGAGTCTCCCGACGGGGTCCCGCCACGGCGTGGTTTCCCCCTCCCCCAACAGCCCGAACCGGCTGAGAGCACGCTGTCCCTCGAAGAGTCGCAGGACGCCGTCCGGGACGCGCTGAACCCGCTACCGGACGACTCGGCCACCCTGCACCGCCGCTTCGCGCGGCTGGGCATCCGGGACTGCCATATGCATCTGACGCTGATCCGGTCTGCCGTCGCCGGGCTGCCCTTGCCGACCGAGCAGCGGGACGCGGCCCGGTCCCTCGGCCGGCAGCTCACGCGGACCGGCACCACCGCGCCCGCCGTCACCGCAGGTCTGGCCCTGCTCACCCGCCTCGGCACGCCCGAGGACATCCCGTATCTCTCCGTTCTCGGCCTGCTCCGGAAGTTCATCCACCCGGCTGTCGAAACCCTCGACGCCCTGGACCCCCAGAGCGCGGCCGTCGTCTGGCTCTCCTTCTACGCGCGCCCTGATGAGCTGCGGCCACTCGTCCGCGCCCTGCGGAGGGGCGAACAGAGCGCCATCCGTGCGGAGTTGCTTGCGTTCCCTGCTGAGCCCCGGCTCCTCAACACCGCGGTCGCCCGCAGGATCGCAGAGGCGGGCCGGCTGCCCGACTTGCTCGGCCGGCATCCCTCCGACACGGCCCTGCTCGCCCGGGCGGGCAGGCTCCTGGTCCGGACGGCGTGCTCGCGCGACGCCCCGAACGACCTCCTCGCCTACCGCGACGCGCTCGCCGTGTACGAGAGCGTCGTGACACGAGCCGGCCTCCTGCCACCCACCCTCGACAACCACGCCACCCTGCTCTCGCTCGCCCTGGACCTGAGCAGCGGCCCCGGCGTACTGCTGGACTGGCCCCCTGGACGACGTATGGCGCTGTTGGATGCACTGGGACGGCTGCTGGCCGAGCCCCGGTGGGCCTCGCTGCCGGACACCGAAGCAGACGGGGCGGGCCGGCGGCTGCGGACCGGGTGGATCCGGCGCACCGGCCGGCAACCTTTCAGGCACCCGACGACCCCCGGCAGGTTGCGCGTCGAGGTGGTGGCCGGCGATCCCGTCGACCGGCAACCCGTCGAGACCCGCATCCTCCTCGACGGGCGTCCCGTGGTCCCGGCGCTCTTCGACAGTGGTCCCGCCCACAGCCCCGAATACCTGCTGGACGAAGGCAGGCTCCGGGCCGGCTCTGAGCCCAGCGAGGTACAGCTCGCGGAGGCATCCTGCACCGAGGGATGCTGCGGCGCGCTCTACGTCACGATCCGACGCGACGGAGACCAGGTGGTGTGGGAGAACTGGCAGCGGCCGTCCACCATGCCGGGTTCCCGGTCACCGGCACCCGAACCGGCTGCCTACCGGTTCGACGCCGCGGCTTACGACACCGAGATCGCCCGCGCCGAGACCGACCGCTCCTGGTCCTGGCCGGCCCGCACCACGGCCCGCCTGATCAAGGCCGGACTGAGGGAACGGCCGGACCTCCTGAGCCGGTGGGACGCGAAACGGGGCTGGGTCGGCAGCGGTTTCGATGCCCCGGACACCACCGAGGTGACCTTCGCCTACGCGCCGGGGCTCGGCTCCGGCAAACCGGACGGCACTTCCCTCCGGTTCCGTTGGGTCATTCCGGACGACGGCACCCCACCTGAGGAACAGGCGGCGGCCGCCCTGAACCGGCTGACCGAGGAGGACCCGAAACCCTACGCCCAGGTGTGCGGCGGCACCCGCGAGCGCGCCGAAGAACTCGGATTCCCCTGGCCCGAAAGGGACTGAGCCGTCGGGCCGCAACCGCCCTCGGATCCAGCGGCACACACGGCTGCGTTGTGGAACCGCAGGCGCCCCTTGGCCGACTGCCACCGGCCAAGGTGCCTTGCGGCTTGGGCAGTCGACGTGCATGACCGTAGGACTGCGGGCGAAGGTCACCAGGCCGACGGCCCCGGTCGGCCGTTCCCGTCGGCCTGCTCGGCGACGAGGGTGCGGAACGCCTCCGGGTCGCTGATGATCTCTTCCACGCGGTCCCGCTGCCGATACAGGTTGTAGTAGCGGGTGCCGATGACATCAGGGTCCGTCACCTTGTCGCCGGGAACGATGCTGGAGGCGATCGTCACGGTTGCCGCGTGGATTCCCTGGGGGCGCAGTTCGGCGTACAGGGCGTGTGCCCAGTTGCGCAAGCCCGCCATCGCCAGCCCCACGTTGGCCAGGAACGGCGCGGCGATGGTGGCGGACACACCGGTGGTCAGCAGCAGCGTCCCCTCGCCGCGGGCGCGCATCTGCGGCAACACCTGACCCACGGCCATCACCGCACCCAGCAGGTGCAACTCGATCTGCGCCACGGCGGACGCGACCCTGGTCTCGCCGGCACCGGTAATCGGCCCGGTCGGGCTGGGACTGTACTCCAGCACGCCGACCGGTCCAAGAGTCTCCCCCGTCCTCATGATTGCCGAGGCCAACGCGTCACGGTCACGGGATCCGCTGGAAACGCCGCAGCGATGACGCCCAGCTCGGTCAGCTCACCGACCAGAGCGTCCAGGGTGTCCTTGCTCCGGGCGATCAGCCCTACTCGGAAGCCGTGACGGCCGAAGGCCCTGGCCACACCCATCCCCAGCCCCGGTCCTGCACCGACAACAACAAGCGTCTTCGCCGCCACGACATCATCCTCTCCGGCCCGCAGCGGTCGCACCACGTACGTTCGCGACTCACCACCAGGCAGTTACTGTTTGTGCGTAGCAGCATGGTTTGTCACTGGACCGGTGGTGACAAGACGGCACATTGATGTCGGTGTCGCACATGGAGGTAACCCTTGACGTCCCGCAGGAGCACCTCGCCGACCGGCCGGCACGCGCCGGATCAACCGCAGCCTGACGATGAACCGGCCGGTGAGCCGAGTGAAGAGGTCTGCCGACAGGTGTTGCGCATCCTCGCCCTGATCGGCGACAAGTGGAGCATCCTGGTCATCGGGCAACTCCGAGACCAGACTCTGCGCTTCAGCCAACTCCACCGCGCGGTAACGGGCATCTCACAGCGCATGCTCACCTTGACCCTGCGGCAGCTCGAACGCGACGGACTCCTCACCCGCACCGTGCACCCAAGCGTTCCCCCACGCGTCGACTATGCGCTCACCCAGCTCGGTTCGACACTGCTGGACTCCATGGTGGCCCTGGGCGAATGGGCCACCACGCACCGGCAGGAAATCAACGACAACCGTCGCCGCTACGATGCCGCCGTCTCACCACGATCACAGCCCTGATGTCCCACTCACACCGTCCACGGAATGGGCAGTCCTCAACGGTGGGCGCGGGGTTGTACATGCGGGCGACGACTTCGACGGCGCAGCGAGACCGGTATCACTGCCCCGCCGCCAGCAGCCGTGGAGGACTTGCCGCCTGGTGGAGGTGGCACAGGGGATGAGGTCCTGGGCCGCTCGCGGGGGGGTGCCTCTATGTCTTCCGTCAAGGCTGAGCGGGGCATGTGGGGGCGGTTTGCGGGGTGCGGGGTTCGTAGAAGGTGCCGTCGCGGAGCATGCGAACAGGACGCTGATGCGTTGGCGGGCGAGGCGGAGGAGGGCTTGGGTGGCTTTATCGAGCAGTAGTGACGTCACTTGTCGATGGGTTCGGGAGGCACCCTGAACGACGGTCGGGTGATGTTGATGCGTTTGGGTTCTGGATCAATTTCTGTGGAGCGCACACTCTGCGTGGCTGTTGATCTTGATATTGGCTCGGCGGAGGTCGCCCGAAAACAGCCGTCTGCGATCACGACTTGGCTGACAGTGCTGGGCCGTGAACGAGGTCATGCTCCGTCTGGACGAGTTGCTGTTCCTGTCGGCTCCGGAGGTTGCCGTGGTGTCGGCGGAAGACGACGGCGAGGTGATCCGTATGGGGATCAGATGCCGGGCAGCCGGCGCCCTGTGTCCGGGCTGTGGAGCCTGGTCGATCCGAGTGCACGGCTCCTACCTGCGGTTCCCTTCCGATCTGCCCAGCGCGGGACGGCGCGTGGTGCTGTCTCTGCATGTCCGGCGGTCCGTCTGCACGACTACTTCGTGCAAACGGCGGACGTTCGCCGAACAGATCCCGGGGCTAACCCGCCGATACAGCCGGTGGACCGAACGGCTGCGGTCGGCACTGGCCGAGATCGGTCTCGCGCTCGCTGGCCGAGCCGGCGCCCGCATCGCAGAGGTCTTCGGTTCTCGGTCAGCCGCGACACCGTGCTGCGGCTGGTCGACGCTCTCCCAGAGCCACAGCCACGGACTCCGCGGGTAGTTGGCGTCGACGAATACGCGATGCGCAAGGGCCGGGTCTACGGAACCGTGCTGGTCGACGTCGAGACCGGCAGACCAGTGGATCTGTTGCCTGACCGCGAATCGGCAACGCTCGCAGCCTGGCTCAGCGAACGTCCAGGGATCGAAGTGATCTGTCGCGACCGTGCCCCGTTCTTTGCCGAAGGCGCCCGAGCCGGGGCGCCGACGGCCCTCCAGGTCGCCGACCGCTTTCACCTCTGGCACAACCTCGGCGAGGCCGCCGAGCGATGCGTATCGCGGCATCGGGCCTGCCTGCGGGCACCGTTCACCCTGCCGCGTCAGGAGCCCGCCAAGGTTCCTCAGGCGGCCGATGGATCGACCGCGTCACCGTGGCCAACAGGGCACCGGTTCGCCGACCGCACCCGCGAGAAACACGCAATCGTCCACGCGCTGCTGGCCAAGGGCTACAGCAGGCGGGCCATCGGCCGCCAGCTCCACATGACTCACCGGACGGTCAAACGCCTCGCCGACGCCGCAGCCCCGGAAGATCTCTTTCAAGGCCAATGGCAGAACCGGCCCACGAAGCTCGACGACTTCAAGCCTACCTGCACGAACGTTGGGCCGAGGGCTGCACGAACGCGTGGACCCTCTGGGAGGAGTCAAGGCTCACGGATTCGCCAGCGGATACGGAACCGTGCGCGCTTACCTCCGCCCCTTCCGCGAATCCGCGCCGACAGGCGCTCGCCCACCAACTCCTCGGACGGTCACCAGGTGGATCCTGACCCACCCCGATGCTCTCCAGGAGAATGACCGGCTCAAACTCAAGTCCATTCTGGTGCACTGCCCGGAACTGGACGCCCTGACCAGGCACATCCGTGCCTTCGCGCAGATTCTCACCCAGCTCCAGGGTGACCGACTCCTTGAATGGATCACGGCAGTCCGAGCTGACGACTTACCGAGCATGCACACCTTCGTCAACGGCCTCGAACGTGATCTCGACGCTGTCATTGCGGGCCTCACGCTGCCCTGGAACTCGGGAATCGTCGAAGGTCATGTCAACCGCATCAAAATGATCAAACGTCAAATGTATGGCCGAGCCGGCTTCGCACTGCTACGGAAACGCGTTCTCCTCGCCTGAAACCAGGCACGGAGCACGACCGACCACAGCAGGTGAGCCAGAACCAACTCGGGAACGTACTGTCCCCGGCGGCCAGGTACCTCCTGAACCGCTGTCGAAGTGCTGTCCCACGGCTGGTGAACAAAGCCAGCCTCCCCACAATTGCGCTCTCGAAAATAAGTTGCCCGGACAGCCGCGATCCCGTCAAGATCTGCCCATGACCACGACTATCGACTTTCTGCCGCTGACATCCACCGTCCGATCGGTGCGAGTGCAGCAGCAGCTGGACCGACTGCGAAGGCCGACGCTCGCGCACTCGTGATCGCCACCCTGGTCGCGGGCATCCTCGCTGGCTACGGCATCGCCGTGCCGGTGGGACCGGTGGCGACATATCTCGTCGCCCTGACAGCCCGGACCTCTCTGAAGATCGGCGCTTGTGCCGCACTGGGTGTCGCAACCGCCGACGGCCTCTACGCACTGATCGCCGTACTCGGAGGCTCCGCGCTCATCCCTGCAATCGAAACGATCACGGTTCCCCTGCGATGGGTCTCGGCCTTGGCGCTCATCGCGCTGGCGGCCCGCAGCGGCGTCACGGCGATCAGCCAGTACCGCACTCGGCAGACGACAAACCGGGCTGACGAGATCCCCCTCAACCCTGCACGGGCCTACATGGGGATGCTGGGGATCACGATGATGAACCCCATGACCGTGATCTACTTCGCGGCGCTCGTGCTCGGCAGTCAGTTCACAGCGGCTCCAGACCACCTCGAACAGGCCGTGTTCGTCTTCGCGGCCTTCGCAGCATCCGCCAGCTGGCAGCTGCTTCTCGCAGGCGGCGGAGCACTGCTCGGCCGGACTTTGACCAGCAGTCGAGGGCGGCTCGTCACCGCCATAGCCTCCAGCGCCCTGATCGCCGTACTCGCCGCTCACCTGCTCATCTCAGCGCCATGACAAGGTCAGGCCGTCCACCGGGTGTTCGCCTCCTGCGGGCAGACCGGTCAAGGCAGGCTGAACTCAGGGCGACCAGACATACGGTGTCGTCGTGGTGACCGCGTGTAGGCCGAGGCGGGTGAGGATCGGGGCGCTGTCGGCTGACGCGTCGACGTAGACGTAGGGGACCTCGCGGGCAGCAGCGAGCTGGGCTCGGTGGGCGACCATGGCCCGGTAGATGCCCTGCCCGCGCCATTCCTCAAGCGTGGAGCCGCCCCAGAGGCCCCCGAAGTCGACGCCGTCCTTGAACACCAGCCAGGCGGCGCAGACGACTTCGGTGCGTGCCTCAGCGACGAGGACGATGGTGTTCTCTGGGGCGTTCTCGATCCGCGCGGTCAGGTCGTCGGCGAGCCAACTCCAGTCCTCGCCCCAGACGATGCTCTCCATATCGGCGATGCGCTGGAGGTCTGATCTGGCGGTGACACGGCGGAGGGTCACGCCGTCGGGCAGGACGGGGTCGGCGGCAAGGTCTGCGGACTGCCCGATGAGCACGGTCTCGCTGTCCTCGGCGACGAAGCCGGCCGCCATGAGTCGGTCGGTGAGGTCAGCGGGAAGATCATGGGCGCGCGTCTTCCATTCGACCGCCTCACCACGGGCAGCGTAGAAGTCACGCTGCCGCGCTATGAGCGCGTCGAGCTCTGCCCCGCACACACCGAGGTCACGTGGGCCCGTGACGAAGCCACGGCGCCAACCCACGACACGGGTCAATGGGCCGTCCTTCTCGATGCGAGCGTTGCCGCCAGGCGGGGTGACACCACGGAGTTGGGCATCATACGCGGTGCGGAGCTCGTTGATCAGAATGTCCTTCACTGGAACACCGTACGGACCAGGTCAAGTGATTAAACGCCGGTCGGACCCGCGCGAACATCAAGGGCTGCACTCTCTCGCCCGGCCACCGGAGATCAGAAACAGGTACTGGCCTCTGCCGCCACCTGCCCCGATGGCCAGCCGCCCTTCGGGCGGCTGGCCATCGGCACGCTCGCATCCACGCAGCGCCGTCATTTCTCATCCACATTCCAGAGCCGGTTGATCACCAACTGCCTCCTAAAACAGTCGACAAACGCTGTCCTCGGAGATCAACGAAGCCAGCTTGGGTGTGGGTCTTCCCGCGGGCCCGGCAGCGGTCGTAGTAGGTGCGGGAGGCGGCGTCGGCGTTCATGCAGGCGAAGGCGGAGAGGAACATGGTGCGTTTGAGCTGCCGGTTTCCGCCTCTGGGGGCGTGTTCGCCGTGGATGGAGGTGCCGGACGATTTGGTTGTCGGAGCGAGTCCGGCGTAGGAGGCGAGGTGGGCGGCGGTGGGGAAGCTGGTGCCGTCGCCGACGGTGGCCAGCAGGACAGCGGCGGTCCTGACTCCGACTCCCGGCATCGAAGACAGGACCGGGGAAAGAGGGTGGGCCTCCAGCAGGGCGGCGATCTGCGCTTCCAGGGCCCGGCGCCGGCCGTGGACGGCGGCGAGGGAGGCGGCCAGGGACGGCACGACGATGTCGAGGGTGCCGGTGCCGGGCACGATGACGGTCTGTTCGTCGAGTGCGTCGAAGACGTCGTCGATCAGCCGGGTGGCCATACGCGGGACTTTGGGGCGGATCACCTCGATGAGTCTGCGGCGGCCTGCTTTGCGCAGTGCGAACGGGGAGCCGTGGCGTTCGAGGAGCCAGGTGACGGCTTGGTGGTCGAGGCGGGGTCCCAGGACGCGTTCCAGCGACGGGTGGAACTGGGTGAGCAGGCCGCGTATCCGGTTGCTGGTGCGGGTTGCCTCGGCAGCCAGGTCCTGGTCGAAGCCGACGAGCACGGTCAGCTCGGCGGTGATCTCGTCGGTGAGTTCCAGCGAGCGCAGGGTGTGGGGCATCGTGCGGGCCGCGTCCGCGATCACCGCCGCGTCCTTCGCGTCGGTCTTGGCCTCGCCGGGATACAGGTCGGCGATCCGGCGCATGGCGAGTCCGGGCAGGTAGGCGACCTTGCAGCCCGCGTCGCGGGCGACGGTCAGCGGGAGGGCGCCGATGGAGGCCGGCTGGTCCACGATCACCAGCACGGTGCCGAATTTCGCGATCAGTCTGTCGAAGACGGCCCGCAGTTTCGGTTCGCTGTTGGGCATGGGCTTGTCGAAGACCTTCTTGCCGGCCGGGGTGAGCCCGTGGCCGTGGTGGGTGGTCTTGCCGACGTCCATGCCGAGGAAGACGCCTACGTTGTCGGTGTCGAACATCGCACCCTTCCGGGGAAGTTGACCGTTCCGGCCTTGGAGCCGGTGTCGTACGCGCGCATCCACGTTATGCAGACCTGCCGCCCGCGAGCTGCCTGGCATTGCGCCGGGCCGGGCGGTGGCCGGACCTCTCATCAGCGTCTCCGACGGCACCTTCCGAGCCCGGTGACACCACCCCCCAGGTCATGCCTTCCAATGCCGTTGCTTTAGTGGTCGTGCCATCGGTGGTTCAGGGCGACGACGACCGGTGAACGGCGGTGGCTGGCAGGCTCTCCGGGGGCCTTGCTGCCGTAGCCGGTGATGCACGACCGAATTTTGCGGGGACAGTCACGGGGTCGGCGCCGGGGCAGCAGGCTGTGCCCGATCTCGTTGAGACCCAGGCGACGGTCACGTCTGCGGGCGGAGGGGGGAAAAGCCGCTCGGTGAGATCACCGTGCGGCGGACGACGTGCAGGGCCCGGGTGAACGAGGTCCGCTCGGCGATGCTCTGGTGCAGGCGGGCGGCCTCGTCCAGCAGTTCTCTGGTGGCGTGGTGGACGACCAGGTGTGCGTAGATCTCCTGCCGCACCCCGTCCGGCGTCTGCGACCGCAGGACCGGTCGGCCGCGTTGATGGGTCTTGATCTCATCGAAGACCAACTCGATCTCCCAACGCCGCGCATAGAGCGCGGCAAGCTCGGCGGCCGGGTACTTCTCGTGATCGGTCAGACTGGTGATCAGCCGGACGATGTCGGCCTGGCCGTCGACGCGGTACTCGATCACCCTGACCAGAGCCGGCGGAGCCTTGAGGGTCCCGGCCGCCTTGCTGTGCTTGTTCGCCTCGATCCGTGCCAGGTAACTGCCGTCGGGCAGGACGTCCTGGACCCGACGGGCCTTGCGCCGCTCGATCCGCCACAACAGGTGAGTGCCCTGGTCCCGCAGCCGGTGCCAGCGGGCCAGGCCCCACAGCCCCCGGTCGGCCAGCAGTAGCGTGCCGGTCCCGACATGGGCGTCCAGGGCGTCGGAAACGATGCGCTCGGAGTCCTTGAACCCGCCGATCACAGCGTCGAGGACGGCGTGGGTCGAGCACTCGGCCACCGCGACCACCCGGGCCTGCGGATAACCCATCGGACTGCGCTGCGAACCCGACTTGCCGAAGGCGTCGTTGTTCGCCGTCGAGTCCGGCACGGCCAGCAGCATCCCGTCCAGAGCAAGCACCCGCAGCCCGTGGAAGAGATTGTCTTCCCTGCCCAGCGGCCGGGCCACAGCCCGGAACAGGTCCCGCAGCACTGTCCACCCGAGCCTTTGCCGGGCCCTGGTCAGCGAGGACTTGTTCACCCCGGTCCAGGACCGCAGCCCCGGATCGCCGGTCTTCACCAGGCGCAGAACTTCCAGGTAGTCAGCCTGCGGGAACAGGCACATCGCCAGGACGAAGTACACCGTGAACCGGGCGGACAGCAAGCGCCGACGCTTCTCCGAGCGTCCAGCCTCGCCGACCACACAGTCCACCAGTTCAAGCGGGCATGACCGGGTCAGCACTCCCAGCCCCAGCCTCTCCAGACGGGATATCAGCACACCGACTCAACCGGCCGAGAGCCGCAAAAGCAACGGCATTGTCATGCCTTCGACAGGGGGACACAGACATGCCGGGCCCGGAGGCCAGCGGCCCTCTTGCAGGACCACGAAGAACATAACGGGGGCACCAGGGCGGGGCTGTCATCCGTCGGACGGGGCGTCGGGGATCTGGTCCAGAAGGTGTGGCCCGTTGTTGCGTACATCGTTGACCGCGGTGGAGACGGCGCGGGCGTCCAGGTGTCCCGCGGCGGGGGCGGTGAGCAGGGCGCGGAGTTCGCCGGGGTCCTGGGCGGGGTCGAGCCAGGCGTTCCAGTCGTCGCGGGCGATGGTCAGCGGCATGCGGGGGTGGACGCGCCCCGCGGCGTCGGTGGCATCGGTGGTGATGATCGTGCAGGTGGTCCACCATGCCCCCGGAGCATCGACATCGGAGGCATCGGAGACGTCGGGGGCGCGCCAGAACTCGTACAGGCCGGCAAACGCCATGGCCTGGCCGTCCTCGGAGCTGATGAAGTACGGCTGCTTGCGGGCCTTGGCCGTCCCGGTCGCCTCGACGGCCTGCCATTCGTAGAAGCCGTCCGCCGGCAGCAGGCATCTGCGCTTGGCGAAGGCTCGGCGGTAGGCCGGCTTCTCCGCGACCGTCTCCACCCGGGCATTGATCATCTTCGCACCGACGCTCAGGCTCTTCGCCCAGGACGGCACCAGCCCCCAGCGCAGCGGCCGCAACCGCCGGGTGACCTCGCCGGTGTCGTGGTCGACGCGTTCGAGCACCGACCACACATCATCGGTCGGGGCCACATTCCAGCTCGGTCCGAGCACCTGGCCGGGATCCCAGCGCGTCACGTCGAACTGGTCGACCAGATCCTGCGGACGGCGGGTGGAGACATATCGACCGCACATACCGTCCACCTTGCCACGCGACCGCCCATTTGCCCGGTCACCCACGCCTTCGCCCGACATGCGGGCCTGCGTGCCGGGCCGGGGCCGCTGGTCCCCCAGCCGTGCAGGAGCAGCAGCGCCGGGCCCGCCTCGTCACCCTCGTGGTGGAGCGGGGTGTCGTTGGCGTCAAGGCTGGGCGTGTGGCTCAGCCTCTGCCTCGTGAGTCCTTACGGGCCGTGCGGTGGATGGACGACGGGCGGAGTACGCGGAGGGGAGGTGCGGCGACGACCGGCTGTCGCTATTGGATGTTCAGCAAATGGGGGTGTGTCGGGTCGATGGGGCAGAAGAAGATCCGTAGTGCACCCCATCGGCCAGGAGTCAATCCTGTTGGCCCGCACGCGCCCACTTCGTTCGCCTCGGAATCCTCGACGGAGCGCCAGCTCTTCGAGCCACCGTCCCATTCGCTGCTGTCGAAGCTGAGCAGGAGGTCCATCGGCGCTCCGCACCGGCAGTTGACGGACGCCGGATCGGTCAGATGCCAGGATGCCCAGCCACCGGCCTTGCAGCCGGGTGCGATGGACAGGTCGTACTGGTAATTGAAATCAGTCTCTTCCAGCCACCGCTCGTCCTGCGCGTCAAGCCGTTCGCGGAGCGCGTCGGGCAACAGGTCCGCATACTGATATTCCGTCACCTGCTCAGGGTGCAGCACGCACGGGGTGGGCAGGTAGGCGTCGTGGGTATCCCGGGGCTGCGGCGGCACGATGCCTGGCACAGAGGAGACATCGGACGCGCGCCGCCAGACAAGGTGTACGGACGGGCCCCCGTAAAAGCGGGGCTGGCCGGGCAGGTCCTGGTGCGTGGTGGGACACCACAGCACTTGGAGGAGGTCGGTCCCTGAGGGGAAGCGAACGGTCGGGATATCGCCGGCGTGCAACTGGGCGACGGCCACCAGGGGGTTCGGCTCCTCATGTGCCTCGGACTCGTACCAGTGAGTGGTGTAGCTGATGAGGTCGATGCCCGCGCCACTGCGGCTCATTGCTTTGTCGAGCAGAGCAATCTCCTCCGGGCTGCGCCGGCCCCTGCTGCTCCCCTGCTGTGCCTCCCGTTTGGCCTGAGCTTGCTGCAATGCGGTGACGAGCGCGGGGTTTATCGGCTCTGCGGTAGAGCAGGTGCGCGGCCCCGCCTCATCAGCGATGCGGGTGCACAGATGCACGCCTGCACTGTCGGGCAGTACGGACGCGGTGATCACTCCGGGCTCGCCGGCAGAGGTAGTCCAACGTGTTCTTCAGGACCGGGGGTGCTCGCCGATTCACTGCCGATTCGCTCGCTGAGCCAGGTGGCGCGGTGGAGGAAATGCATGAGGTCACCTCTCGGGGCTGGGGTGCTCCCCGTACACAGGCCGAGGCGAACCCGGACGATCCCGGACGCCCGGGGACGTTGTGGCCGGCGAACCCAACACCCGCTCACGACCACTCCTCATGCCA is a genomic window of Streptomyces sp. Edi2 containing:
- a CDS encoding helix-turn-helix domain-containing protein translates to MLRILALIGDKWSILVIGQLRDQTLRFSQLHRAVTGISQRMLTLTLRQLERDGLLTRTVHPSVPPRVDYALTQLGSTLLDSMVALGEWATTHRQEINDNRRRYDAAVSPRSQP
- a CDS encoding IS110 family transposase, whose translation is MFDTDNVGVFLGMDVGKTTHHGHGLTPAGKKVFDKPMPNSEPKLRAVFDRLIAKFGTVLVIVDQPASIGALPLTVARDAGCKVAYLPGLAMRRIADLYPGEAKTDAKDAAVIADAARTMPHTLRSLELTDEITAELTVLVGFDQDLAAEATRTSNRIRGLLTQFHPSLERVLGPRLDHQAVTWLLERHGSPFALRKAGRRRLIEVIRPKVPRMATRLIDDVFDALDEQTVIVPGTGTLDIVVPSLAASLAAVHGRRRALEAQIAALLEAHPLSPVLSSMPGVGVRTAAVLLATVGDGTSFPTAAHLASYAGLAPTTKSSGTSIHGEHAPRGGNRQLKRTMFLSAFACMNADAASRTYYDRCRARGKTHTQAGFVDLRGQRLSTVLGGSW
- a CDS encoding LysE family transporter; protein product: MIATLVAGILAGYGIAVPVGPVATYLVALTARTSLKIGACAALGVATADGLYALIAVLGGSALIPAIETITVPLRWVSALALIALAARSGVTAISQYRTRQTTNRADEIPLNPARAYMGMLGITMMNPMTVIYFAALVLGSQFTAAPDHLEQAVFVFAAFAASASWQLLLAGGGALLGRTLTSSRGRLVTAIASSALIAVLAAHLLISAP
- a CDS encoding transposase gives rise to the protein MRKGRVYGTVLVDVETGRPVDLLPDRESATLAAWLSERPGIEVICRDRAPFFAEGARAGAPTALQVADRFHLWHNLGEAAERCVSRHRACLRAPFTLPRQEPAKVPQAADGSTASPWPTGHRFADRTREKHAIVHALLAKGYSRRAIGRQLHMTHRTVKRLADAAAPEDLFQGQWQNRPTKLDDFKPTCTNVGPRAARTRGPSGRSQGSRIRQRIRNRARLPPPLPRIRADRRSPTNSSDGHQVDPDPPRCSPGE
- a CDS encoding IS4 family transposase; this encodes MLISRLERLGLGVLTRSCPLELVDCVVGEAGRSEKRRRLLSARFTVYFVLAMCLFPQADYLEVLRLVKTGDPGLRSWTGVNKSSLTRARQRLGWTVLRDLFRAVARPLGREDNLFHGLRVLALDGMLLAVPDSTANNDAFGKSGSQRSPMGYPQARVVAVAECSTHAVLDAVIGGFKDSERIVSDALDAHVGTGTLLLADRGLWGLARWHRLRDQGTHLLWRIERRKARRVQDVLPDGSYLARIEANKHSKAAGTLKAPPALVRVIEYRVDGQADIVRLITSLTDHEKYPAAELAALYARRWEIELVFDEIKTHQRGRPVLRSQTPDGVRQEIYAHLVVHHATRELLDEAARLHQSIAERTSFTRALHVVRRTVISPSGFSPLRPQT
- a CDS encoding transposase, whose protein sequence is MRAYLRPFRESAPTGARPPTPRTVTRWILTHPDALQENDRLKLKSILVHCPELDALTRHIRAFAQILTQLQGDRLLEWITAVRADDLPSMHTFVNGLERDLDAVIAGLTLPWNSGIVEGHVNRIKMIKRQMYGRAGFALLRKRVLLA
- a CDS encoding GNAT family N-acetyltransferase is translated as MKDILINELRTAYDAQLRGVTPPGGNARIEKDGPLTRVVGWRRGFVTGPRDLGVCGAELDALIARQRDFYAARGEAVEWKTRAHDLPADLTDRLMAAGFVAEDSETVLIGQSADLAADPVLPDGVTLRRVTARSDLQRIADMESIVWGEDWSWLADDLTARIENAPENTIVLVAEARTEVVCAAWLVFKDGVDFGGLWGGSTLEEWRGQGIYRAMVAHRAQLAAAREVPYVYVDASADSAPILTRLGLHAVTTTTPYVWSP
- a CDS encoding transposase family protein, which codes for MGIRCRAAGALCPGCGAWSIRVHGSYLRFPSDLPSAGRRVVLSLHVRRSVCTTTSCKRRTFAEQIPGLTRRYSRWTERLRSALAEIGLALAGRAGARIAEVFGSRSAATPCCGWSTLSQSHSHGLRG
- a CDS encoding SOS response-associated peptidase, translated to MCGRYVSTRRPQDLVDQFDVTRWDPGQVLGPSWNVAPTDDVWSVLERVDHDTGEVTRRLRPLRWGLVPSWAKSLSVGAKMINARVETVAEKPAYRRAFAKRRCLLPADGFYEWQAVEATGTAKARKQPYFISSEDGQAMAFAGLYEFWRAPDVSDASDVDAPGAWWTTCTIITTDATDAAGRVHPRMPLTIARDDWNAWLDPAQDPGELRALLTAPAAGHLDARAVSTAVNDVRNNGPHLLDQIPDAPSDG
- a CDS encoding SDR family NAD(P)-dependent oxidoreductase; the protein is MAAKTLVVVGAGPGLGMGVARAFGRHGFRVGLIARSKDTLDALVGELTELGVIAAAFPADPVTVTRWPRQS